A single genomic interval of Pyrus communis chromosome 7, drPyrComm1.1, whole genome shotgun sequence harbors:
- the LOC137740246 gene encoding vacuolar cation/proton exchanger 3-like, with translation MDSDNRYNNDDNKSRNNDASTIKINSHVEMGSTQSKSPFEFEDQSLVGPEKHSLDEVPLRALYSGGANDCCPHVLKNSVADSIRIVVFSAKINLLMPFGPLAIVVDKLTGHHGWVFLLSLLGIIPLAERLGYATEQLACYTGPTVGGLLNATFGNATELIISIYALKRGMIRVVQQSLLGSILSNMLLVLGCAFFAGGLVHSKTEQVFNKGTAGVNSGLLLMAVMGLLFPAVLHSTRTELHYGKSELSLSRFTSCIMLVAYASFLFFQLRSQHNLYIPVNQAEDQTEENSDEEEAPEITKWESVIWLSILTAWISVLSEYLVNAIEGASVAMGIPVAFISVILLPIVGNAAEHAGAVMFAIKDKLDITLGVAIGSSTQISMFGIPFCVVVGWCMGCPMDLDFQLFETATLFITVLVVAFMLQEGTSNYFKGLMLILCYIIVAASFFVHRDPKAIQDKPQNPKQ, from the exons ATGGATTCTGATAACCGTTACAACAACGACGACAACAAGAGCAGGAACAACGATGCatccacaataaaaataaattcccATGTTGAG ATGGGATCAACGCAATCCAAATCACCGTTTGAGTTCGAGGATCAGAGCCTAGTTGGTCCTGAAAAACATTCTTTGGATGAGGTTCCCCTCAGAGCTCTATATTCTGGTGGTGCAAATGATTGTTGTCCCCATGTTCTGAAGAACAGTGTGGCTGACAGCATCAGGATTGTAGTTTTCTCTGCCAAAATTAACCTGCTCATGCCTTTTGGCCCTTTGGCAATCGTTGTTGATAAATTAACCGGCCATCAT GGTTGGGTCTTTCTTTTAAGCTTGTTGGGAATCATACCTTTGGCTGAGCGATTAGGATACGCAACAGA GCAGCTGGCTTGCTATACTGGACCAACAG TTGGAGGTCTTTTAAATGCCACCTTTGGAAACGCAACGGAATTGATAATATCAATTTATGCTCTGAAACGCGGCATGATACGTGTTGTTCAACAGTCCTTACTGGGCTCAATCCTGTCAAACATGTTGCTCGTGCTTGGATGTGCATTCTTTGCAGGTGGACTTGTGCATTCAAAGACGGAGCAAGTGTTCAACAAG GGAACTGCTGGAGTGAACTCTGGATTGCTATTGATGGCAGTCATGGGTCTGCTCTTTCCAGCAGTACTGCACTCTACGCGGACAGAGTTGCACTATGGGAAGTCTGAGTTATCCCTTTCGAGATTCACTAGCTGCATTATGCTCGTCGCCTATGCTTCATTTCTGTTTTTCCAATTAAGAAGCCAGCATAATTTGTATATTCCAGTTAATCAG GCAGAGGATCAAACCGAAGAAAATTCAGATGAGGAAGAGGCTCCTGAGATCACTAAGTGGGAATCCGTAATATGGCTATCAATTCTGACCGCGTGGATTTCAGTCCTCTCGGAATATTTAGTTAACGCTATAGAG gGTGCATCTGTTGCAATGGGCATCCCAGTTGCATTTATCAGTGTTATTCTGCTCCCAATTGTTGGGAATGCAGCAGAGCACGCCGGTGCTGTTATGTTTGCCATTAAAGACAAGCTT GACATTACTTTGGGAGTGGCGATAGGCTCATCAACGCAGATCTCAATGTTTGGA ATTCCATTTTGTGTTGTGGTTGGGTGGTGCATGGGGTGCCCTATGGACTTAGATTTCCAACTGTTTGAGACAGCAACGCTTTTCATAACTGTTCTGGTGGTAGCCTTCATGCTGCAG GAGGGAACATCTAATTACTTCAAAGGACTAATGCTCATTCTTTGCTACATTATCGTCGCTGCAAGCTTCTTTGTACATAGAGATCCTAAAGCGATTC AGGATAAGCCCCAGAACCCGAAGCAGTAA
- the LOC137739854 gene encoding uncharacterized protein, whose amino-acid sequence MGVEESMELDGLLEVENCVRCNDGGSGSRKLLVCSEKGCPIALHEECMCARPVFDQLGKFYCPYCAYKREFFRCRELGRKVMVSKSVLSKFIDAGEGEDCGCEEGGRGGVEVRGQSVGVEGGGAAEGGTDQRREIEDVRGEESIDEDPDEEEIVEETQEEDAEPRETMNNDNARDGLDRKDEEDCRRVSEESKGGSDDEEQEEETEPQSSCCVQEMTNNHNAHGLLDQRDEEDGKQVPEENEGESEDEEQMQSVEKEVPGNSTVVSESDELDTGSPLVRKKRFKQKSKRIKQPQNVASLRTVPSPSRESSSRQTRSAEEHAKNQKGKAKTFSKKERENQESARNLVLPNVKGKRSKWTDEEIKMLKEGVRVCGTSNGKMQWKKILEYGHKVFHKTREPVDLKDKWRRSLGKENKDNAHDGFDQRDEEDGIRLSEENEGESEDKEQIRSVEKEAPGKSTVDSKSEKLDTGSPLVRSKQLKQKAKTKEQPPNAKTFSKREREIQESSRNLVLPNGKRKRLDWTDEELKMLKEGVRLYGTSNGKMQWKEILEHGHNVFHVTRQPVDLKDKWRRYFCEKARKR is encoded by the exons ATGGGTGTTGAAGAAtctatggaattggatggattGTTAGAAGTAGAGAATTGTGTTAGGTGTAACGATGGTGGTTCTGGAAGTAGGAAATTGTTGGTTTGTAGTGAGAAGGGATGCCCAATTGCTCTCCATGAGGAGTGCATGTGTGCAAGGCCCGTTTTTGATCAATTGGGAAAGTTTTACTGCCCGTATTGCGCGTATAAGCGGGAGTTTTTTCGGTGTCGGGAGTTGGGGAGGAAGGTAATGGTGTCCAAGAGTGTGTTGTCTAAGTTTATTGATGCAGGAGAGGGGGAGGATTGTGGGTGTGAGGAGGGCGGGCGGGGTGGTGTTGAGGTTCGGGGTCAGTCTGTGGGAGTAGAAGGAGGTGGAGCTGCAGAAGGGGGAACTGACCAGAGGAGGGAGATTGAAGATGTAAGGGGTGAGGAGAGCATAGATGAGGACCCTGATGAGGAGGAAATTGTTGAAGAGACACAAGAAGAGGATGCAGAGCCAAGAGAAACAATGAATAACGACAATGCACGTGATGGATTAGACCGAAAAGATGAGGAGGATTGTCGAAGGGTGTCAGAGGAGAGCAAGGGAGGAAGTGATgatgaagaacaagaagaggaGACAGAGCCCCAGAGTAGTTGTTGTGTACAAGAAATGACAAATAATCACAATGCACATGGATTATTAGACCAAAGAGATGAAGAGGATGGTAAACAGGTTCCTGAGGAGAATGAGGGCGAAAGTGAGGATGAAGAACAAATGCAGTCAGTAGAAAAGGAGGTGCCAGGAAATTCAACTGTCGTGTCTGAATCTGATGAGTTAGATACGGGGTCTCCACTAGTGAGGAAGAAGCGTTTCAAACAGAAGAGTAAAAGGATAAAACAGCCTCAAAATGTAGCTTCCTTAAGGACAGTGCCCTCTCCATCAAGGGAATCATCATCTCGTCAAACAAGGTCTGCAGAGGAGCATGCTAAAAACCAAAAGGGGAAAGCTAAAACCTTTTccaagaaggaaagagaaaatcAGGAGTCTGCAAG AAACTTGGTACTTCCTAATGTGAAGGGTAAGAGATCAAAATGGACAGATGAAGAGATAAAAATGTTGAAG GAGGGAGTGAGAGTTTGTGGAACATCAAACGGAAAGATGCAGTGGAAGAAAATTTTGGAATATGGTCATAAAGTGTTTCACAAAACCCGTGAACCAGTTGATCTTAAAGATAAATGGAGGAGGAGCTTGgggaaagaaaataaagataaCGCACATGATGGATTCGACCAAAGAGATGAGGAGGATGGTATAAGGCTGTCTGAGGAGAATGAGGGCGAAAGTGAGGATAAAGAACAGATACGATCAGTAGAAAAGGAGGCGCCTGGAAAGTCCACTGTTGattcaaaatctgaaaagttagaTACTGGGTCTCCTCTGGTGCGAAGCAAGCAACTCAAACAAAAAGCTAAAACGAAAGAACAGCCTCCAAATGCTAAAACCTTTTCCAAGAGGGAAAGAGAAATTCAGGAGTCTTCAAG AAACTTGGTACTTCCTAACGGGAAGCGGAAGAGATTAGATTGGACAGATGAAGAGTTAAAAATGTTAAAG GAGGGAGTGAGACTTTATGGAACATCAAATGGAAAGATGCAGTGGAAGGAAATTTTGGAACATGGTCATAATGTGTTTCATGTAACCCGTCAACCAGTTGATCTTAAGGATAAATGGAGGAGGTACTTTTGCGAAAAAGCTAGAAAAAGGTGA